The following proteins come from a genomic window of Mycolicibacterium rufum:
- the acpM gene encoding meromycolate extension acyl carrier protein AcpM — translation MPASQEEIIAGLAEIIEEVTGIEPSEVTPEKSFVDDLDIDSLSMVEIAVQTEDKYGVKIPDEDLAGLRTVGDVVAYIQKLEEENPEAAAALREKFAAE, via the coding sequence GTGCCCGCCAGTCAGGAAGAAATCATCGCCGGCCTCGCCGAGATCATCGAAGAGGTCACCGGCATCGAGCCGTCCGAGGTGACTCCGGAGAAGTCGTTCGTCGACGACCTGGACATCGACTCGCTGTCGATGGTCGAGATCGCCGTGCAGACCGAGGACAAGTACGGCGTGAAGATCCCCGACGAGGACCTCGCCGGTCTGCGCACCGTCGGTGACGTCGTCGCCTACATCCAGAAGCTGGAAGAGGAGAACCCCGAGGCCGCTGCGGCCCTGCGCGAGAAGTTCGCTGCAGAATGA
- a CDS encoding amidohydrolase: MTEVIMIAGTVITMDEDVPRAQAVAVSEGRIVAVGSLEECRAALPGADVVDTGAAVLAPGFVEPHGHPLISGIATQAPARSIAPWVAASWSEVRAIFADALAHTDPDTPLWFAGYDALLHGHPSPQAPELDEIFGDRITVVTDNSGHGVYFNSAVIRHHGWDAAPPEDPVAGKFGRNADGTLNGQGFELPVVTAVTMPLMEQMGDPLVSAASYYALMARGGYTSTSDMTYDPKFAAGYEALAAAPSCPLRVSMWEMSVTDTYSAPTTFTAGEELLTKTGVKLWTDGSPWVGNIAISFPYLDTEATRTAGIDPAVAGGARSMNYSREQLDAILDRAAPAGWQMAFHANGDLALDLALDAYEDALHRHDLVGSDHRWRLEHCGAGTREHFDRAARLGVHVSLAPFQYYYWGELLDGAMFEPQHGARWAAFADAVDSGACVSLHNDGSVSPPTPIVNIATAVTRRTRKGTVHCPEQAVTLDQAWRAQTIDAARTLRRDHLVGSITPGKIADFVELTADPWAVDPVEIIERVTVTGTWLGGRRIDLDEFVGAIRGGDNAAHAHLAERKATGCC; this comes from the coding sequence ATGACCGAGGTGATCATGATCGCAGGGACCGTCATCACCATGGACGAGGACGTTCCCCGCGCGCAGGCGGTGGCGGTGTCGGAGGGGCGGATCGTCGCGGTGGGCAGCCTCGAGGAGTGCCGCGCCGCGCTGCCCGGCGCGGACGTCGTCGACACCGGCGCCGCCGTCCTGGCCCCCGGTTTCGTTGAGCCGCACGGGCATCCGCTGATCAGCGGAATCGCCACGCAGGCCCCCGCCCGCTCGATCGCGCCGTGGGTTGCGGCGAGCTGGTCCGAGGTCCGCGCCATCTTCGCCGACGCGCTGGCCCACACCGATCCCGACACGCCGCTGTGGTTCGCCGGCTACGACGCACTGCTGCACGGCCATCCGTCACCGCAGGCGCCCGAGCTCGACGAGATCTTCGGCGACCGCATCACCGTCGTCACCGACAACTCCGGGCACGGCGTGTATTTCAACTCCGCGGTGATCCGGCACCACGGCTGGGACGCCGCCCCGCCGGAGGATCCGGTGGCCGGGAAGTTCGGCCGCAACGCCGACGGCACCCTCAACGGGCAGGGGTTCGAGTTGCCCGTGGTGACCGCGGTGACGATGCCGCTGATGGAGCAGATGGGCGATCCGCTGGTGTCGGCCGCCAGCTACTACGCGCTGATGGCGCGCGGCGGCTACACCTCGACGTCCGACATGACGTACGACCCGAAGTTCGCCGCCGGTTACGAGGCGCTCGCCGCCGCGCCGTCGTGTCCGCTGCGGGTCAGCATGTGGGAGATGTCGGTCACCGACACCTATTCGGCGCCAACAACTTTCACTGCGGGCGAGGAGTTGCTGACCAAGACCGGCGTCAAGCTGTGGACCGACGGTTCGCCGTGGGTCGGCAACATCGCGATCTCGTTTCCCTACCTGGACACCGAAGCGACCCGCACTGCCGGCATCGACCCGGCGGTGGCCGGCGGGGCACGGTCGATGAACTACAGCCGCGAGCAGCTCGACGCGATCCTGGACCGGGCGGCGCCTGCCGGCTGGCAGATGGCCTTCCACGCCAACGGCGACCTGGCACTCGACCTCGCGCTCGACGCCTACGAGGACGCTCTGCACCGGCACGACCTCGTCGGCAGCGACCACCGCTGGCGGCTGGAGCACTGCGGCGCGGGCACCCGCGAGCACTTCGACCGCGCGGCACGGCTGGGCGTGCACGTGTCCCTGGCCCCGTTCCAGTACTACTACTGGGGCGAACTGCTCGACGGGGCGATGTTCGAGCCGCAGCACGGGGCGCGGTGGGCGGCGTTCGCCGACGCGGTGGATTCCGGTGCGTGCGTGTCGCTGCACAACGACGGCTCGGTGTCCCCGCCGACGCCGATCGTCAACATCGCCACCGCAGTGACCCGGCGTACCCGCAAGGGCACGGTGCACTGCCCCGAGCAGGCGGTCACGCTGGATCAGGCCTGGCGCGCGCAGACCATCGACGCAGCCCGCACGCTGCGCCGTGACCACCTCGTCGGCTCGATCACCCCCGGCAAGATCGCCGACTTCGTGGAACTGACCGCCGACCCGTGGGCCGTCGACCCCGTGGAGATCATCGAGCGGGTCACGGTGACGGGCACCTGGCTGGGCGGGCGCCGCATCGACCTCGACGAGTTCGTCGGCGCGATCCGCGGCGGCGACAACGCCGCGCACGCGCACCTGGCCGAGCGCAAAGCCACCGGCTGCTGCTGA
- the kasA gene encoding 3-oxoacyl-ACP synthase KasA: MSRPSTANGGFPSVVVTAVEATTALAGDIESTWKGLLAGESGIRILEDDFVTKWDLPVRIGGHLVDNVDSHMSRLDMRRMSYVQRMSKLLSGRLWESAGKPEVDPDRFAVVIGTGLGGGEKIVETYDAMNEGGPRKVSPLAVQMIMPNGAAAVAGLELGARAGVITPVSACSSGSEAIAHAWRSIVMGDADFAVCGGVEGGIEALPIAAFSMMRAMSTNNDDPAGASRPFDKNRDGFVFGEAGAMMIIETEEHAKARGATPLARLMGAGITSDAFHMVAPASDGARAGQAMKRAMETAGLEAKDIQHVNAHATATSIGDVAEANAIRVAGVDHAAVYAPKSALGHSIGAVGALESALTVMALRDGVIPPTLNYETPDPEIDLDVVAGEPRYGDFRYAINNSFGFGGHNVALAFGRY, from the coding sequence ATGAGCAGGCCTTCCACTGCTAACGGAGGTTTCCCCAGCGTCGTGGTGACCGCCGTCGAGGCCACCACGGCCCTCGCTGGTGACATCGAGAGCACGTGGAAGGGCCTGCTGGCGGGCGAAAGCGGCATCCGGATTCTGGAGGACGACTTCGTCACCAAGTGGGACCTGCCGGTGCGTATCGGTGGCCACCTGGTCGACAACGTCGACAGCCACATGTCCCGGCTCGACATGCGCCGCATGTCCTACGTGCAGCGCATGTCGAAGCTGCTGTCGGGCCGGTTGTGGGAGAGCGCGGGCAAGCCCGAGGTCGACCCCGACCGGTTCGCGGTGGTCATCGGCACCGGTCTGGGTGGCGGCGAGAAGATCGTCGAGACCTACGACGCGATGAACGAGGGCGGCCCCCGCAAGGTGTCGCCGCTGGCCGTGCAGATGATCATGCCGAACGGTGCGGCGGCCGTCGCCGGACTCGAACTGGGCGCCCGCGCCGGGGTCATCACCCCGGTGTCGGCGTGCTCGTCGGGTTCGGAGGCGATCGCCCACGCGTGGCGTTCCATCGTCATGGGCGACGCGGACTTCGCGGTCTGCGGCGGTGTGGAGGGCGGCATCGAAGCGCTGCCCATCGCGGCGTTCTCGATGATGCGCGCCATGTCGACGAACAACGACGATCCCGCGGGAGCGTCGCGGCCGTTCGACAAGAACCGTGACGGCTTCGTGTTCGGCGAGGCCGGCGCGATGATGATCATCGAGACCGAGGAGCACGCCAAGGCCCGCGGCGCCACGCCGCTGGCCCGGCTGATGGGGGCGGGCATCACGTCCGACGCCTTCCACATGGTGGCTCCCGCGTCCGACGGTGCCCGCGCGGGTCAGGCGATGAAGCGTGCGATGGAGACCGCAGGCCTGGAGGCCAAGGACATCCAGCACGTCAACGCCCACGCCACCGCCACCTCGATCGGTGACGTGGCCGAGGCGAACGCGATCCGGGTCGCCGGTGTGGACCACGCCGCGGTGTACGCACCGAAGTCGGCGCTGGGCCACTCGATCGGCGCGGTGGGTGCCCTGGAGTCGGCGTTGACGGTGATGGCGCTGCGTGACGGTGTCATCCCCCCGACGCTGAACTACGAGACGCCCGACCCCGAGATCGATCTCGATGTCGTCGCGGGTGAGCCTCGATACGGCGACTTCCGCTACGCCATCAACAACTCGTTCGGCTTCGGCGGCCACAATGTCGCTCTGGCCTTCGGTCGCTACTAG
- a CDS encoding peroxiredoxin, translated as MRQVGDTAPDFTLADQNNQRVSLSAFRGTKNVVLVFFPLAFTGICQRELDEIRDHIDDFVDASTATLAISVGPSPTHKVWATQRGFTFPVLSDFWPHGAVSQAYGVFNDVSGFANRGTFAVDRDGVVRFADCREPGEARDQAVWTAALDAVRG; from the coding sequence ATGAGGCAGGTCGGCGACACCGCGCCGGACTTCACGCTCGCCGATCAGAACAACCAGCGGGTGTCGCTGAGCGCGTTTCGCGGCACCAAGAACGTGGTGCTGGTCTTCTTCCCGCTCGCCTTCACCGGGATCTGTCAGCGTGAGCTCGACGAGATCCGCGACCACATCGACGACTTCGTCGACGCGTCGACGGCCACGCTGGCGATCTCGGTGGGTCCGTCGCCGACGCACAAGGTGTGGGCCACCCAGCGCGGCTTCACGTTCCCGGTGCTGTCGGACTTCTGGCCGCATGGCGCGGTGAGCCAGGCCTACGGCGTGTTCAACGACGTGTCGGGCTTCGCGAACCGGGGCACCTTCGCCGTCGACCGCGATGGGGTGGTGCGCTTCGCCGACTGCCGGGAGCCGGGGGAGGCGCGGGATCAGGCGGTGTGGACCGCGGCGCTGGACGCGGTGCGGGGCTGA
- a CDS encoding PucR family transcriptional regulator codes for MADNNRFIPPRSTVEVLENVPDSVLRRLSQYSGRLATEAVQVLGERLPFFADLEASQRASVQLVVQTAVVNFVEWMRHPDSDVSYTAQAFEVVPQDLRRRIALRQSVEMVRVTMEFFEEVVPLLARSEEQLTALTAGILRYSRDLAFAAATAYADQAEARGAWDTRMEANLIDAVVRGDIGPDLQSQAAALNWDATAAATVIVGLPRPDRMDLTGEDVHDVAARNGRAALADVHGTWLVTVVSGGLSHTDRFLSELMTVFADGPVVIGPMAPTLGAAHLSATEAIAGMNAVAGWAGAPRPVAARELLPERALLGDATAAAALEAEVMRPLADAGPTLMETLDAYLDSGGAIEACARKLFVHPNTVRYRLKRIADFTGRDATVPRDAYVLRVASTVGRLRRPAQPSPSSRAGSEQVTPVASVTSGGRSPR; via the coding sequence ATGGCCGACAACAATCGGTTCATCCCGCCCCGCTCGACCGTCGAGGTGCTGGAGAACGTCCCCGACTCGGTGCTGCGCCGGCTCAGTCAGTACTCGGGCCGGCTGGCCACCGAGGCGGTGCAGGTGCTGGGCGAACGGCTGCCCTTCTTCGCCGACCTGGAGGCGTCGCAGCGGGCCAGCGTCCAGCTGGTGGTGCAGACCGCGGTGGTGAACTTCGTGGAGTGGATGCGCCATCCCGACAGCGACGTCAGCTACACCGCGCAGGCGTTCGAGGTGGTGCCGCAGGACCTTCGCCGACGCATCGCGCTGCGCCAGTCCGTGGAGATGGTCCGCGTGACGATGGAGTTCTTCGAGGAGGTCGTTCCGCTGCTGGCGCGCAGTGAGGAGCAGCTCACCGCACTGACCGCCGGCATCCTGCGCTACAGCCGTGACCTGGCCTTCGCGGCGGCCACTGCCTACGCCGACCAGGCCGAGGCCCGCGGCGCCTGGGACACCCGGATGGAGGCGAACCTGATCGACGCCGTGGTGCGCGGCGACATCGGACCGGATCTGCAGTCCCAGGCCGCCGCCCTGAACTGGGACGCGACCGCAGCGGCGACGGTGATCGTCGGGCTGCCGCGCCCGGACCGGATGGACCTGACAGGTGAGGACGTGCACGACGTCGCCGCACGCAACGGCCGGGCCGCCCTGGCGGACGTGCACGGCACCTGGCTGGTGACCGTCGTTTCCGGCGGGTTGTCGCACACCGACCGGTTCCTGTCGGAGCTGATGACGGTGTTCGCGGACGGTCCTGTGGTGATCGGGCCGATGGCGCCGACGCTGGGCGCGGCCCACCTGAGCGCCACCGAGGCCATCGCGGGGATGAACGCGGTCGCGGGCTGGGCGGGCGCCCCCCGTCCGGTGGCCGCGCGGGAACTGCTCCCCGAGCGGGCGCTGCTCGGTGACGCGACGGCCGCGGCAGCGCTGGAAGCGGAGGTGATGCGGCCGCTCGCCGACGCCGGACCCACGCTGATGGAGACCCTCGATGCGTACCTGGACTCCGGTGGCGCGATCGAAGCGTGCGCACGCAAATTGTTCGTTCATCCAAATACCGTCCGCTACCGGCTCAAACGGATCGCCGACTTCACGGGCCGTGACGCCACGGTTCCGCGGGACGCCTACGTGCTGCGGGTCGCGTCCACGGTGGGTCGGCTGAGGCGCCCGGCCCAGCCCAGCCCGTCGTCACGGGCCGGATCGGAGCAGGTCACCCCTGTTGCATCGGTCACATCCGGGGGGCGTTCGCCGAGGTGA
- a CDS encoding DUF3052 domain-containing protein, with the protein MVSAGDPPNYARKLGIQKDQVVQELGWDSDVDDDIRADIEDESGGELLDEDADEVVDVVLLWWRDDDGDLVDALMDAITPLAEDGVIWVVTPKTGKPGHVQPAEIAESAPTAGLMQTSSANLGDWIASRLVQPKAKAITKQR; encoded by the coding sequence GTGGTGTCGGCGGGTGACCCCCCGAACTACGCCCGCAAGCTGGGCATCCAAAAAGATCAGGTTGTGCAGGAACTGGGCTGGGACTCCGACGTCGATGACGACATCCGGGCCGATATCGAGGACGAGAGCGGCGGTGAGCTGCTCGACGAGGACGCCGACGAAGTCGTGGACGTCGTGCTGCTGTGGTGGCGCGACGACGACGGTGACCTCGTGGACGCGTTGATGGACGCGATCACCCCGCTGGCCGAGGATGGCGTCATCTGGGTCGTCACGCCCAAGACCGGCAAGCCCGGCCATGTGCAGCCCGCCGAGATCGCCGAATCCGCGCCCACGGCCGGCCTGATGCAGACCTCGTCGGCCAATCTGGGTGATTGGATCGCCAGCAGGCTGGTGCAACCGAAAGCCAAAGCGATCACCAAGCAGCGATGA
- a CDS encoding ACP S-malonyltransferase, which translates to MLAFLAPGQGSQTPGMLAEWLELPGAATRIASWSEISGLDLARLGTTADAEEITDTAVTQPLVVAATLLAFEELTQRGVLTGAEQIVAAGHSVGEIAAYAIAGVISADEAVSLAATRGREMAKACALEPTGMSALLGGDEAEVLARLDALDLVPANRNAAGQIVAAGAIAALEKLAEDPPARARVRPLATAGAFHTRYMAPALDEYAAVAGRITPSEPTVTLLSNADGRPVSSAADAMTKLVAQMTRPVRWDLCTDTLRELGATALVEFPPAGTLSGIAKRELKGTPTHPIKTPSDLDGLAESLRAAP; encoded by the coding sequence GTGCTTGCATTCCTCGCGCCCGGACAGGGCTCCCAGACTCCCGGCATGCTCGCCGAGTGGCTGGAGCTTCCCGGTGCCGCGACGCGGATCGCATCGTGGTCCGAGATCAGCGGGCTCGATCTGGCACGCCTGGGCACCACCGCCGACGCCGAGGAGATCACCGACACCGCGGTGACCCAGCCCCTCGTCGTGGCCGCCACCCTGTTGGCCTTCGAGGAATTGACCCAGCGCGGCGTGCTGACCGGCGCCGAGCAGATCGTCGCGGCCGGCCACTCGGTCGGCGAGATCGCCGCCTACGCGATCGCCGGCGTCATCAGCGCCGACGAGGCCGTCTCCCTGGCCGCCACCCGCGGCCGCGAGATGGCCAAGGCCTGCGCGCTCGAGCCCACCGGCATGTCGGCGCTGCTGGGCGGCGACGAGGCGGAGGTGCTCGCCCGGCTCGACGCCCTTGACCTGGTTCCGGCCAACCGCAACGCGGCCGGGCAGATCGTCGCCGCCGGCGCGATCGCGGCCCTGGAGAAGCTCGCCGAGGATCCGCCGGCCCGCGCCCGGGTCCGCCCCCTGGCGACCGCGGGCGCGTTCCACACCCGCTACATGGCCCCGGCCCTCGACGAGTATGCCGCCGTCGCCGGCCGGATCACCCCGTCGGAGCCCACCGTGACGCTGCTGTCGAACGCCGACGGCCGCCCGGTCTCCTCGGCCGCCGATGCGATGACCAAGCTGGTCGCCCAGATGACCCGCCCGGTGCGCTGGGACCTGTGCACCGACACCCTGCGCGAACTCGGCGCCACCGCGCTGGTCGAGTTCCCCCCGGCCGGGACCCTGAGCGGCATCGCCAAGCGTGAGCTCAAAGGCACCCCGACCCATCCCATCAAGACCCCCTCCGATCTGGATGGACTCGCGGAATCCCTGCGCGCCGCCCCGTGA
- a CDS encoding SDR family oxidoreductase yields the protein MSDDSALTGQTVVLIGGSAGIGLATARRARAAGADVILTGRNPDRLAAAADAVGAHRTAAFDATDPDALARFFDDLPDHIDHILVTAGGPSYVPMLEMSDDDVREALSGHAVLGLAVARHATTAVNPTGSLILMGGTGGRRIDHRIGIVSAATAVLPPFTAALALELAPVRVNLIAAGFVDTPLSATLLGDRLETRRAELAETLPIGRVVTADDVAALAIHLMVNTALTGATYDIDGGQQFV from the coding sequence ATGAGCGATGATTCCGCGCTGACCGGACAGACCGTGGTCCTGATCGGCGGCAGCGCCGGCATCGGTCTGGCCACCGCCCGACGGGCCCGCGCCGCCGGCGCCGACGTGATCCTCACCGGGCGCAACCCGGACAGGCTCGCCGCGGCCGCCGACGCCGTCGGCGCACACCGCACCGCGGCGTTCGACGCCACCGATCCCGATGCCTTGGCCCGGTTCTTCGACGACCTTCCCGATCACATCGACCACATCCTCGTGACCGCCGGCGGGCCGAGCTACGTGCCGATGCTCGAGATGAGCGACGACGACGTGCGCGAGGCGCTCAGCGGGCACGCCGTCCTCGGCCTCGCGGTGGCGCGGCACGCGACGACCGCGGTGAACCCGACGGGTTCGCTGATCCTGATGGGCGGCACGGGCGGACGTCGCATCGACCATCGGATCGGAATCGTCTCGGCCGCAACGGCCGTCCTTCCGCCGTTCACCGCGGCGCTGGCATTGGAACTCGCGCCGGTGCGCGTCAATCTCATCGCGGCGGGGTTCGTCGACACACCGCTGTCGGCGACGCTGCTGGGCGATCGGCTCGAGACGCGGCGCGCCGAGCTCGCCGAGACACTGCCGATCGGGCGTGTCGTGACGGCTGACGACGTCGCCGCTCTCGCCATCCATCTGATGGTCAATACGGCGCTCACGGGCGCGACGTACGACATCGACGGGGGACAGCAGTTCGTGTGA
- the aceE gene encoding pyruvate dehydrogenase (acetyl-transferring), homodimeric type, translated as MTTEFVRQDLAQNSSSTAEHDRVRVIREGVASYLPDIDPDETGEWLESFDDLLERSGPSRARYLMLRLLERAGEQRVAIPSLTSTDYVNTIPTELEPWFPGDEDVERRYRAWIRWNAAIMVHRAQRPGVGVGGHISTYASSAALYEVGFNHFFRGKSHPGGGDQVFIQGHASPGIYARAYLEGRLSSDQLDGFRQEHSHAGGGLPSYPHPRLMPDFWEFPTVSMGLGPMNAIYQARFNHYLHDRGIKDTANQHVWAFLGDGEMDEPESRGLIQVAANEALDNLTFVVNCNLQRLDGPVRGNGKIIQELESFFRGAGWNVIKVVWGREWDALLHADRDGALVNLMNTTPDGDYQTYKANDGSYVRDHFFGRDPRTKALVEPMTDQEIWNLKRGGHDYRKVYAAYHAAMEHKGQPTVILAKTIKGYTLGKHFEGRNATHQMKKLALQDLKDFRDAQRIPISDEQLENDPYLPPYYHPGPEAPEIRYMLDRRRALGGFLPERRTKSKTLPLPGRDTYKALKKGSGKQEVATTMATVRTFKELLRDKEIGKRIVPIIPDEARTFGMDSWFPSLKIYNRNGQLYTSVDAELMLAYKESEVGQILHEGINEAGSTASFTAVGTSYATHNEPMIPVYIFYSMFGFQRTGDGLWAAADQMARGFVLGATAGRTTLVGEGLQHADGHSLLLAATNPAVVAYDPAFAFEIAYIIESGLHRMYGENPENVYFYMTIYNEPYVQPAEPEGLDVEGLLRGIYRYRPAPEKRSHRAQILVSGVGMVSALNAADMLAEEWDVAADVWSVTSWGELNRDGVAIEKEALRHPERPAGTPYVTQALADAEGPVVAVSDWMRAVPEQIRPWVPGTYITLGTDGFGFSDTRPAARRFYNTDAESITVAVLEGLARDGNIDMAVAVEAARKYQIDDVMAAPEQTSDPGVA; from the coding sequence TTGACCACCGAGTTCGTGCGCCAGGATCTGGCCCAAAACTCCAGCAGCACAGCCGAACACGATCGCGTTCGCGTCATCCGGGAGGGGGTGGCGTCCTACCTGCCCGACATCGATCCCGACGAGACCGGCGAATGGCTGGAATCCTTCGACGATCTGCTCGAGCGCAGCGGGCCGTCGCGGGCCCGCTACCTGATGTTGCGGCTGCTCGAACGCGCCGGCGAGCAGCGGGTGGCGATCCCGTCGCTGACGTCGACCGACTACGTCAACACGATCCCTACCGAACTCGAACCCTGGTTCCCCGGGGACGAGGACGTCGAGCGCCGGTACCGCGCCTGGATCCGGTGGAACGCCGCGATCATGGTGCACCGGGCGCAGCGCCCCGGCGTCGGCGTCGGCGGCCACATCTCCACCTACGCATCGTCGGCGGCGCTCTACGAGGTCGGCTTCAACCACTTCTTCCGCGGTAAGTCCCACCCCGGCGGCGGCGACCAGGTGTTCATCCAGGGCCACGCGTCCCCCGGCATCTACGCCCGCGCCTACCTCGAGGGTCGGCTGAGCTCCGACCAGCTCGACGGGTTCCGCCAGGAGCACAGCCACGCCGGCGGCGGTCTGCCGTCCTACCCGCATCCGCGGCTGATGCCCGACTTCTGGGAGTTCCCCACGGTCTCGATGGGCCTGGGCCCGATGAACGCCATCTACCAGGCCCGGTTCAACCACTATCTGCACGACCGGGGCATCAAGGACACCGCCAACCAGCACGTGTGGGCGTTCCTGGGCGACGGCGAGATGGACGAGCCGGAGAGCCGCGGGTTGATCCAGGTCGCCGCCAACGAGGCGCTGGACAACCTCACGTTCGTGGTGAACTGCAACCTGCAGCGCCTCGACGGCCCGGTGCGCGGCAACGGCAAGATCATCCAGGAGCTGGAGTCGTTCTTCCGCGGCGCGGGCTGGAACGTCATCAAGGTGGTGTGGGGCCGCGAGTGGGATGCGCTGCTGCACGCCGACCGCGACGGCGCGCTGGTGAACCTGATGAACACCACGCCCGACGGTGACTACCAGACCTACAAGGCCAACGACGGCAGCTACGTGCGCGACCACTTCTTCGGCCGTGACCCGCGCACCAAGGCGCTCGTCGAGCCGATGACCGACCAGGAGATCTGGAACCTCAAGCGCGGTGGCCACGACTACCGCAAGGTGTACGCCGCCTACCACGCGGCGATGGAGCACAAGGGCCAGCCGACGGTCATCCTGGCCAAGACCATCAAGGGCTACACCCTGGGCAAGCACTTCGAGGGCCGCAACGCCACGCACCAGATGAAAAAGCTTGCGCTGCAAGACCTCAAGGACTTCCGCGACGCCCAGCGCATCCCGATCTCCGACGAGCAGCTCGAGAACGACCCGTACCTGCCGCCGTACTACCATCCCGGCCCGGAGGCGCCGGAGATCCGCTACATGCTCGACCGGCGCCGCGCCCTGGGCGGGTTCCTGCCCGAGCGCCGCACCAAGAGCAAGACCCTGCCGCTGCCCGGTCGCGACACCTACAAGGCGCTGAAGAAGGGCTCGGGCAAGCAGGAAGTGGCCACCACGATGGCCACCGTGCGGACGTTCAAGGAGCTGTTGCGCGACAAGGAGATCGGCAAGCGCATCGTCCCGATCATCCCCGACGAAGCCCGTACGTTCGGGATGGACTCGTGGTTCCCGAGCCTGAAGATCTACAACCGCAACGGCCAGCTGTACACCTCGGTCGACGCGGAGCTGATGCTGGCCTACAAGGAGAGCGAAGTCGGCCAGATCCTGCACGAGGGCATCAACGAGGCGGGGTCGACGGCGTCGTTCACCGCGGTTGGCACGTCGTATGCCACGCACAACGAGCCGATGATCCCGGTCTACATCTTCTATTCGATGTTCGGGTTCCAGCGCACCGGCGACGGCCTGTGGGCCGCCGCCGATCAGATGGCCCGTGGCTTCGTGCTGGGGGCGACCGCCGGGCGCACCACGCTGGTCGGCGAGGGGCTGCAGCACGCCGACGGGCATTCGCTGCTGTTGGCCGCCACCAACCCGGCCGTCGTCGCCTACGACCCCGCGTTCGCCTTCGAGATCGCCTACATCATCGAGAGCGGTCTGCACCGGATGTACGGCGAGAACCCGGAGAACGTCTACTTCTACATGACGATCTACAACGAGCCGTATGTGCAGCCGGCCGAGCCAGAGGGCCTCGACGTCGAGGGTCTGCTGCGGGGCATCTACCGCTACCGGCCAGCGCCGGAGAAGCGCTCCCACCGCGCCCAGATCCTGGTGTCCGGGGTCGGCATGGTCTCGGCGCTCAACGCCGCGGACATGCTCGCCGAGGAGTGGGACGTCGCCGCCGACGTGTGGTCGGTGACCAGCTGGGGTGAGCTCAACCGCGACGGCGTGGCCATCGAGAAGGAGGCCCTGCGCCATCCCGAGCGGCCCGCGGGCACGCCGTACGTCACGCAGGCGCTCGCCGACGCGGAGGGCCCGGTGGTCGCCGTGTCGGACTGGATGCGGGCGGTGCCCGAGCAGATCCGGCCGTGGGTGCCCGGCACCTACATCACTCTCGGCACCGACGGGTTCGGGTTCTCCGACACCCGGCCTGCGGCGCGGCGCTTCTACAACACCGATGCCGAGTCCATCACCGTCGCGGTCCTGGAGGGGCTCGCGCGGGACGGAAACATCGACATGGCGGTGGCGGTCGAGGCGGCGCGCAAATACCAGATCGACGACGTGATGGCCGCGCCGGAGCAGACCAGCGATCCAGGAGTCGCGTAG